One Candidatus Obscuribacterales bacterium DNA segment encodes these proteins:
- a CDS encoding NCS1 family nucleobase:cation symporter-1, which translates to MISKAADTSADVKSHSDGRIELLNPETLHASALYNEDLAPVPVAKRNWTTYNYAALWIGMCASIPAYMLASGLIASGMNWWQAILTISLGNVIVLIPILLNSHPGTKYGIPFPVFARASYGTIGSNLPALMRAVVACGWFGIQAWIGGQALDTFFAAVIPGWHTMLGGPVGGHTPTEWISFGLFWAANIYIIFCGMDLLKKVEGVAAPFVLVMTLALLGWAITEAHGFGYLMTEKSKFNSLAEFLPVFIPSVTAMIGYWATLSLNMPDFTRFGRSQKEQIIGQVVALPTTMTLFAAMGVIITSAAVVIYPHMKMSELWDPVKLIGQFDQPFVIAIAMFTVFVATLSVNIAANVVSPANDFANAFPKYISFRIGGLITGIAGILMQPWRLVADPSGYIFTWLLGYSGGLGSIAGVMISDYWLVHKKQLILKDLYQTKGVYRFANGWNWRAVVATLAGCALAWVGLIVPALKPLYDYAWFVGFFVSSAVYVVLVKIVPAKKA; encoded by the coding sequence GTGATAAGTAAGGCAGCCGATACAAGTGCTGATGTGAAGTCTCATTCAGATGGCCGCATTGAGCTTCTCAATCCAGAGACTTTGCACGCGAGCGCTCTCTACAATGAAGACTTAGCACCAGTTCCGGTAGCGAAGCGCAACTGGACGACATACAACTATGCCGCTCTCTGGATTGGCATGTGTGCAAGTATTCCAGCTTATATGTTGGCCTCAGGTCTTATTGCTTCGGGCATGAATTGGTGGCAAGCAATTCTCACTATTTCATTAGGCAACGTTATTGTTCTTATCCCCATTCTTCTTAACTCGCATCCAGGTACCAAGTACGGCATTCCATTTCCAGTCTTTGCACGTGCAAGTTATGGAACCATAGGTTCAAACTTACCGGCCTTGATGCGTGCTGTTGTTGCTTGCGGTTGGTTCGGCATTCAAGCCTGGATCGGCGGACAAGCCCTCGACACATTTTTTGCAGCAGTAATTCCCGGCTGGCATACAATGCTTGGTGGACCAGTCGGTGGTCACACGCCAACAGAATGGATCTCTTTTGGACTTTTTTGGGCAGCCAATATCTACATCATTTTCTGCGGCATGGATTTGTTGAAGAAAGTGGAAGGTGTTGCAGCTCCGTTTGTATTGGTTATGACTCTAGCTTTGCTGGGTTGGGCGATAACGGAAGCTCACGGCTTTGGTTATTTGATGACGGAGAAAAGCAAGTTCAATTCATTGGCTGAATTTTTGCCGGTGTTTATTCCATCAGTCACAGCAATGATCGGTTATTGGGCGACATTGTCTTTAAACATGCCTGATTTCACTCGCTTTGGTCGCAGTCAGAAAGAGCAAATTATCGGTCAGGTTGTAGCATTGCCTACGACAATGACTTTATTTGCTGCTATGGGTGTAATTATCACCTCAGCGGCTGTGGTCATTTATCCACACATGAAGATGTCTGAGCTTTGGGATCCGGTCAAATTGATTGGTCAATTCGATCAACCGTTCGTTATTGCCATTGCAATGTTCACAGTATTCGTGGCTACACTTTCCGTGAACATCGCAGCTAATGTTGTATCTCCGGCAAATGACTTTGCCAACGCATTTCCAAAGTACATATCTTTCCGCATAGGTGGACTGATTACAGGTATTGCCGGCATCTTGATGCAACCGTGGCGACTAGTGGCTGATCCGTCAGGCTATATCTTCACCTGGTTGCTTGGCTATTCAGGTGGTTTGGGTTCGATTGCCGGTGTAATGATTTCAGACTATTGGCTGGTTCACAAAAAACAATTGATACTCAAAGATCTCTATCAAACGAAAGGCGTCTACAGATTTGCCAATGGTTGGAATTGGCGCGCAGTTGTTGCAACCCTTGCTGGTTGTGCGTTAGCTTGGGTTGGACTTATTGTCCCTGCTTTGAAGCCGCTTTATGACTATGCCTGGTTTGTCGGCTTCTTTGTTTCATCGGCAGTCTATGTTGTGTTAGTAAAAATTGTGCCAGCAAAGAAGGCGTAG